A window of Pelomonas sp. SE-A7 genomic DNA:
AAGTCTGGCAAGACCCGGTTCGATGCAACGGGCATGCGAGCCGAGCAGCTTGAAGCGCGCAGCAAGGACGGCACCCGCGTGCCCTACTTCGTGCTGTGGCCGGCCGGCGCCAAGGCCGATGGCAACAACCCCACCCTGCTCTACGGCTACGGCGGTTTCGAGATCCCGCTGCAACCGGGCTATTCCGGCGGCATGGGCCGGGCCTGGCTGGCCCGTGGCGGCGTCTACGTGATGGCCAATATCCGCGGCGGCGGCGAGTTCGGCCCGACCTGGCACCAGGCCGCTACCAAGGCCAACAAGCAGCGCAGCTACGACGACTTCATCGCCGTGGCCGAGGACCTGATCAAGCGCAGGATCAGCAGCCCGCGCCACCTGGGCATCATGGGCGGCAGCAACGGCGGCCTGCTGGTCGGCGCCACCTATGTGCAGCGGCCCGAGCTGTTCAATGCCGTGGTCTGCCAGGTGCCGCTGCTGGACATGCGCCGCTATCACAAGCTGCTGGCCGGCGCCTCCTGGATGGCCGAGTACGGCAACCCGGACGATCCGGCCGAATGGCGCTTCATTTCCAAGTACAGCCCCTACCAGAACCTGCAGGCCGGCAAGCACTACCCCAAGGTGCTGTTCACCACCTCGACCCGCGACGACCGAGTCCACCCCGGCCACGCCCGCAAGATGGCGGCGCTGATGCAGGCCCAGGGCCACAAGATGCTGTACTACGAGAACATCGAGGGCGGCCATGGCGGCGCCGCGGACATCGAGCAATCGGCTACCCTGCTGGCCCTGGAATACAGCTATCTGTGGCAGCAACTGGGGCGTTGATGGGCGACGAGCAGCAGCACGAACTGGACATCCGGCCGCGCACCGGCGGCTTCAGCGCCGAGGTGGACGGCCATGCGTTGGAACTGGACGTGATGCGCAGCGGCGACCAGCTGGTGTTCCACCACACCGAGACCGCGCCCGAGCTGCGCGGCCGCGGGCTGGCCGGCCGCATGGTCGAGCATGGCCTGCTCTGGGCGGCCGAGCAGGAGCGCCAGGTCATCGCCAGCTGCAGCTACGTGGCGCTCTGGCTGCGCAAGCATCCGGACTGGCAGCGCCTGACGGAGCCGGTTGAGGTGCAGCAGTTGCTGAACTTCTGGTTTGGCGCGCTGGGCAGTGCCGAGCATGGCCAGGTCCGCGGCGAATGGTTCCGCAAGAGCGCCGCCTTCGACGACCAGATCCGGCAGCGCTTTGGCGCCCAGCTCGAAGCCGCGCTGTCGAGCGGGCTGGAGCTGTGGGCCAAGACGCCC
This region includes:
- a CDS encoding DUF924 family protein; protein product: MGDEQQHELDIRPRTGGFSAEVDGHALELDVMRSGDQLVFHHTETAPELRGRGLAGRMVEHGLLWAAEQERQVIASCSYVALWLRKHPDWQRLTEPVEVQQLLNFWFGALGSAEHGQVRGEWFRKSAAFDDQIRQRFGAQLEAALSSGLELWAKTPWGSVARILLLDQLTRNAFRGTARSFAGDALALKTSLALLDGGQYAQLGTLQRWFALMPLEHAEDLALQDRSVAEFRKLAAEDLRLQGAFDYAIKHREVIQRFGRFPHRNAILGRTSTVEELDYLAQPGAGF